A genomic segment from Arcobacter acticola encodes:
- a CDS encoding Crp/Fnr family transcriptional regulator, with translation MKNKLKEMYLFKDLCDETLNRINEFTTFLKLSKDNILFYEGEESEYLYLLTKGIVKLYKTSSNDKEIILKYFHANELIAEVANFEHIPYPATAQSFTDTEVLRINFASLKDIIYSDPKLSFLIQTSLIKKIRNLENLVSLHVVLDSKERIAKYLCDHTEEFFNTKNIIVAEILNISPETLSRMLRVFKNDGLIDNKNKTVDKERLSALFL, from the coding sequence ATGAAAAACAAATTAAAAGAGATGTATTTATTTAAGGACTTATGCGATGAAACCTTAAATAGAATAAATGAATTTACTACATTTTTAAAATTGTCAAAAGATAATATCTTATTTTATGAAGGAGAAGAATCAGAATATCTTTATTTATTAACAAAAGGTATTGTAAAACTTTATAAAACTTCATCAAATGATAAAGAAATAATTCTAAAATATTTTCATGCAAACGAATTAATAGCAGAAGTTGCAAATTTTGAACATATTCCTTATCCTGCAACTGCTCAATCTTTTACGGATACAGAAGTTTTACGAATAAATTTTGCAAGTTTAAAAGATATAATCTATTCAGACCCTAAATTGTCTTTTTTAATCCAAACCTCACTTATAAAAAAAATAAGAAATCTTGAAAATCTTGTATCTTTGCATGTAGTCCTAGACTCAAAAGAGCGAATAGCGAAATATTTATGTGACCATACAGAAGAGTTTTTTAATACAAAAAATATAATTGTTGCAGAAATTCTAAATATTTCCCCCGAAACATTATCAAGAATGCTAAGAGTATTTAAAAATGATGGCTTAATAGATAATAAAAATAAAACAGTTGACAAAGAAAGATTAAGCGCTCTTTTTTTATAA
- a CDS encoding PAS domain S-box protein: MIENIPKIEPSDEKFRILFELSPLGMAMIEHKTGKFLEVNQSLLNSLNYSKEEFLSLSFYDITPNEYEEQEKQQIKDLESTGKFGPNEKEYIKKDGTRYPIIISGFSFTDSNNKKVVWGIIEDITEKKQYEIIYNDNKNLLEYIAIENSLQKVLDKIVNLVEKRNPEITCSILLLDETKQHLLTGSAPSLPKFYNDAVNGLKIGEKIGSCASAAYKKERVIVENINTHENWQDYLDLTQKANLHACWSQPIISSQNEVLGTFAIYNNVVKAPNTFMLNLIETYANVVAKAIEKNRYSEIIQKNTKELEEKTLLLENILNTIPDIVWLKDKNGIYLRCNSEFEKFVNKKESEIIGKTDYDFVDKETADQFIINDKIAMETKKIVRTEESISDKTTNKKFIFDTAKISMENLDGEIIGILGIGHDITLREKKEEELKKLNELTLSLTKSQQVLLSLFDKGDSTLFKWKNGKDWPIEYVSLSIEKLFDYSRNEFITANIPFIDYIYKDDIPRVLYEVETAIKENKSYFKHEPYRIITKNKQLKWVLDYTAIQKNDQGEITHFIGNLTDISDQIHNQELLYHQSKIASLGEMLGNIAHQWRQPLSIISTIATGAKLKKELNILDDKEFIDNMEKINNHTQYLSSTIDDFRDFFSSNDYIKNKINLKDSLKKAFSLVKDAYKSSNIKIIQNLDEDTSLLYNENIFIQAIINILNNAKDALNKLENKSLDKYVFISLKKEKDFYIIKIKDNANGVNEEYIDKIFEPYFTTKHKEQGTGIGLYMSNQIITKHLKSEITVQNVKYTYLKKEYKGAEFCIIIPYTL, translated from the coding sequence GTGATTGAAAATATACCAAAAATAGAACCTTCAGACGAGAAATTTAGAATACTTTTTGAGCTATCTCCTTTAGGAATGGCCATGATAGAGCATAAAACAGGTAAATTTCTTGAAGTTAATCAATCACTATTAAACTCATTAAACTACTCAAAAGAAGAATTCCTCTCACTTAGTTTTTACGATATTACTCCAAATGAATATGAAGAACAAGAGAAACAACAAATAAAAGATTTAGAAAGCACAGGGAAATTTGGTCCAAATGAAAAAGAATATATTAAAAAAGATGGGACAAGATATCCTATAATAATTAGTGGATTTTCTTTTACAGATAGCAATAATAAAAAAGTTGTTTGGGGTATTATTGAAGATATTACAGAAAAAAAGCAATATGAAATTATCTATAATGATAACAAAAATTTATTAGAATATATAGCTATTGAAAACTCATTACAAAAAGTATTAGATAAAATTGTAAATCTAGTTGAAAAAAGAAATCCTGAAATAACTTGTTCTATTTTACTTTTAGATGAAACAAAACAACACTTACTTACAGGCTCTGCTCCTTCTTTACCAAAATTTTATAATGATGCTGTTAATGGTTTAAAAATTGGTGAGAAAATTGGGTCTTGTGCAAGTGCAGCTTACAAAAAAGAAAGAGTAATTGTAGAAAATATAAATACACATGAAAACTGGCAAGATTATTTAGATTTGACTCAAAAAGCAAATTTACATGCTTGTTGGTCTCAACCAATTATTTCTTCACAAAATGAAGTACTAGGAACCTTCGCTATTTATAATAATGTAGTCAAAGCACCTAATACATTTATGTTAAATTTAATTGAAACCTATGCTAATGTTGTGGCAAAAGCCATCGAGAAAAATAGATACTCAGAAATTATTCAAAAAAATACAAAAGAATTAGAAGAAAAAACTCTCTTATTAGAAAACATTCTAAATACAATACCTGATATAGTTTGGTTAAAAGATAAAAATGGAATCTATTTAAGATGTAATTCTGAATTTGAAAAATTTGTTAATAAAAAAGAATCTGAAATTATTGGGAAAACAGATTATGATTTTGTAGATAAAGAAACAGCAGATCAATTTATTATAAACGATAAAATTGCCATGGAAACAAAAAAAATTGTTAGAACAGAAGAGTCAATAAGTGATAAAACAACTAATAAAAAATTTATTTTTGACACAGCAAAAATTTCAATGGAAAATCTTGATGGTGAAATAATAGGAATACTTGGGATTGGACATGATATAACACTAAGAGAAAAAAAAGAAGAAGAGTTAAAGAAATTAAATGAACTAACATTATCATTAACAAAATCACAACAAGTTCTATTATCTCTTTTTGATAAGGGAGATTCTACCTTATTTAAATGGAAAAATGGGAAAGACTGGCCAATTGAATATGTTTCATTAAGTATAGAAAAACTTTTTGATTATTCAAGAAACGAATTTATCACAGCAAATATTCCCTTTATTGATTATATTTATAAAGATGATATTCCAAGAGTTTTATATGAAGTTGAAACAGCAATAAAAGAGAATAAAAGCTATTTTAAACATGAACCATATAGAATAATTACAAAAAACAAACAATTAAAATGGGTTCTTGATTACACTGCCATTCAAAAAAATGACCAAGGAGAGATAACTCATTTTATAGGTAATCTAACAGATATTTCAGATCAAATACATAATCAAGAACTACTATATCATCAATCAAAAATTGCATCACTTGGAGAAATGTTAGGAAATATTGCCCATCAATGGAGACAGCCTTTATCTATAATTTCAACTATTGCAACTGGTGCAAAATTAAAAAAAGAATTAAATATACTAGATGATAAAGAATTTATTGATAATATGGAAAAAATAAACAATCATACTCAATATTTATCTTCAACTATTGATGATTTTAGAGATTTCTTTTCCTCTAATGATTATATAAAGAATAAAATAAATTTAAAAGATAGTTTAAAAAAAGCTTTTTCTTTAGTAAAAGATGCTTACAAAAGTTCAAATATAAAAATAATTCAAAATTTAGATGAAGATACCTCTTTACTTTACAATGAAAATATTTTTATCCAAGCAATAATAAATATTTTAAATAATGCAAAAGATGCTCTAAATAAACTTGAAAATAAATCTTTGGATAAGTATGTTTTTATTTCTTTAAAAAAAGAAAAAGATTTTTATATTATAAAAATAAAAGATAATGCAAATGGCGTAAATGAAGAATACATCGATAAAATATTTGAACCTTACTTTACAACAAAACATAAAGAGCAAGGTACAGGAATTGGTTTATATATGAGTAATCAAATAATTACTAAACATCTAAAATCAGAAATTACTGTTCAAAATGTAAAATATACTTATTTAAAAAAAGAGTATAAAGGGGCAGAATTTTGTATAATAATCCCCTATACTTTGTAA
- the cobA gene encoding uroporphyrinogen-III C-methyltransferase translates to MAKVYLTGAGPGDIELMTLKAARVVKEADVLIYDRLANPDILNMAKENCEMIYVGKQDGKHSVPQDEINEIIYQAALKYENVVRLKGGDPFVFGRGGEEAIYLYDRDIKFEIIPGISSAISVPAYAGIPVTHRGITTSFRVVTGHETPKKKISQIEWQTFLNDETIVFLMGFHNIKLITRKLMNLGKRRDYPCAVISKGSTPEQEVVVGTLETIVELSKDMPTPAIIVVGEVVTLRDKVKWFK, encoded by the coding sequence ATGGCAAAAGTATATTTAACAGGAGCTGGTCCTGGAGATATTGAATTAATGACGCTAAAAGCAGCACGAGTTGTAAAAGAAGCTGATGTATTAATATATGATAGATTAGCAAATCCAGATATTTTAAATATGGCAAAAGAAAATTGTGAAATGATTTATGTGGGGAAACAAGATGGTAAACACTCAGTTCCTCAAGATGAAATAAATGAAATCATTTACCAAGCAGCACTAAAGTACGAAAATGTAGTAAGACTAAAAGGTGGTGATCCTTTTGTCTTTGGACGAGGTGGAGAAGAAGCTATTTATCTTTATGATAGAGATATTAAATTTGAAATAATTCCAGGGATTAGCTCTGCTATATCAGTACCTGCATATGCAGGAATTCCAGTGACTCATAGGGGGATTACAACTTCATTTAGAGTAGTAACTGGACATGAAACACCAAAAAAGAAAATCTCTCAAATAGAATGGCAAACTTTTTTAAACGATGAGACAATAGTATTTTTAATGGGATTCCATAATATCAAACTTATAACTAGAAAACTAATGAACTTAGGGAAAAGAAGAGATTATCCATGTGCTGTAATTTCAAAAGGAAGTACTCCTGAGCAAGAAGTTGTTGTAGGAACTTTAGAAACTATCGTTGAACTTTCAAAAGATATGCCAACACCTGCTATTATAGTTGTAGGGGAAGTTGTGACATTAAGAGATAAAGTTAAGTGGTTTAAATAA
- a CDS encoding cytochrome D1 domain-containing protein has product MKLLNILLIASIAMSSAWAKEKFFVVERESESLATIYDGLKRTNIEGMHNMNHGVVKFDGKDGYVISRDGYVVKFDPISEKILAEYKTSKSAIGFVIGANYVAVANYDDKSVDILDRDLKPIDKIETNSKNVGIKIYTDYLIFSQMDNDIISVFKDMNAGKGNPNFKLHKEFKDVGELPFDAMIKDEKYIVGFFTSKFFGVVDLEKMEYKKVDVFLDENRQMVLKVPHFGFWSIGGDKIFVPAVGDNKVLVYDNDFKFVKNIQTQGLPVFTSLSPDKKYLAVTYSGKDFPTIQIVDTQTLEIIHTFNFDGKVLHVRWSETSPQLYVSVNDTNKIAVIHTEEWFLNREIFNVKKPSGIFLYEDGK; this is encoded by the coding sequence ATGAAACTATTAAATATATTATTAATTGCATCAATTGCAATGAGTTCTGCTTGGGCTAAAGAGAAGTTTTTTGTTGTGGAGAGAGAAAGTGAATCATTAGCTACTATTTATGACGGTTTAAAAAGAACCAATATAGAAGGTATGCACAATATGAACCATGGTGTTGTGAAGTTTGATGGAAAAGATGGATATGTTATTTCAAGGGATGGTTATGTTGTAAAATTTGATCCTATTTCTGAAAAAATATTAGCAGAATACAAAACTTCAAAATCAGCAATTGGTTTTGTAATTGGAGCAAATTATGTTGCAGTTGCAAATTATGATGATAAAAGTGTAGATATATTAGATAGAGATTTAAAACCAATAGATAAAATAGAAACTAACTCAAAAAACGTAGGGATTAAAATATATACAGACTACCTTATATTTTCACAGATGGATAATGATATAATCTCTGTTTTCAAAGATATGAACGCAGGAAAAGGCAATCCAAACTTTAAATTACATAAAGAATTTAAAGATGTAGGTGAACTTCCTTTTGATGCAATGATAAAAGATGAGAAATATATAGTTGGATTTTTTACTTCAAAATTCTTCGGAGTTGTTGATTTAGAAAAAATGGAATACAAAAAAGTTGATGTTTTCTTAGATGAAAATAGACAAATGGTTTTAAAAGTTCCACATTTCGGATTTTGGTCAATTGGTGGAGATAAAATATTTGTTCCCGCAGTTGGAGACAATAAAGTTTTAGTTTATGATAATGATTTTAAATTTGTAAAAAACATACAAACTCAAGGTCTTCCAGTATTTACAAGTTTAAGTCCTGATAAAAAATATTTAGCAGTTACTTACTCTGGAAAAGACTTTCCAACAATTCAAATTGTTGATACACAAACTTTAGAAATTATACATACATTTAATTTTGATGGAAAAGTTTTACATGTAAGATGGTCTGAGACTTCACCTCAGCTTTATGTTTCTGTAAATGATACTAACAAAATAGCAGTTATACACACAGAAGAATGGTTTTTAAATAGAGAAATATTTAATGTTAAAAAACCTTCAGGAATATTTTTATATGAGGATGGAAAGTAA
- a CDS encoding radical SAM/SPASM domain-containing protein produces MFRLSNLIKTTLEDQKSRTLNGSIMIWNFTNRCNLLCHHCYSKADANEKDTLTFEEIEQTISKLKAGGVNFVIFSGGEPLLRKDIFDIARVMKEHNIMTYLSTNGIYVSPKNVDQIISTFNYIGISIDGIEEVHDQFRGQKGAYKKSIEAIKLIQAHGGNAGIRFTITKETQDSFYAMFDLCEELNVDKLYISHLVYSGRGKDNLEIDISKEQRKQYVEFIIDKAFEYYKNGNNIDLVTGNMEMDAIMLLNRFKKEYPEFVETLEKKLKAWGGNSAGYRLGNMDWAGNVKPDPFFPFIVGNYLQTPFDEVWTSTKNDILNKLREHPRQIKGKCAQCKYIEICNGGSRSRAFAISGDLWEEDPSCYLTNEEIRREK; encoded by the coding sequence ATGTTTCGATTATCAAACTTAATTAAAACAACTCTTGAAGATCAAAAATCAAGAACATTAAATGGTTCAATAATGATTTGGAATTTTACAAATAGATGTAATCTTCTTTGTCACCATTGTTATAGCAAAGCTGATGCAAATGAAAAAGATACTTTAACTTTTGAAGAAATTGAACAAACTATTTCAAAATTAAAAGCAGGCGGAGTTAATTTTGTAATATTTTCAGGGGGTGAACCACTTTTAAGAAAAGATATTTTTGATATTGCAAGGGTTATGAAAGAACATAATATCATGACATATTTATCTACAAATGGAATTTATGTAAGTCCTAAAAACGTAGATCAAATAATAAGCACTTTTAATTATATTGGAATTTCAATCGACGGAATTGAGGAAGTACATGATCAATTTAGAGGTCAAAAAGGTGCTTATAAAAAATCAATTGAAGCCATTAAACTAATTCAAGCTCATGGTGGAAATGCTGGAATTAGATTTACAATCACAAAAGAAACACAAGATAGTTTTTATGCCATGTTTGATTTATGTGAAGAGTTAAATGTTGATAAACTTTACATTTCTCACCTTGTTTATTCAGGTCGAGGAAAAGATAACCTAGAAATAGATATTTCAAAAGAGCAAAGAAAGCAGTATGTTGAATTTATCATTGATAAAGCTTTTGAATATTATAAAAATGGCAATAACATTGATTTGGTAACTGGAAATATGGAAATGGATGCAATCATGCTTCTAAATAGATTTAAAAAAGAGTATCCAGAATTTGTAGAAACTTTAGAGAAAAAACTAAAAGCTTGGGGTGGAAATTCAGCTGGTTATAGACTTGGAAATATGGATTGGGCTGGAAATGTAAAACCTGACCCATTTTTTCCTTTTATTGTTGGAAACTATTTACAAACACCTTTTGATGAAGTTTGGACTTCTACTAAAAATGATATTTTAAATAAATTAAGAGAACATCCACGACAAATTAAAGGAAAATGTGCCCAATGTAAATATATAGAAATTTGCAATGGTGGCTCACGCTCACGTGCCTTTGCAATTAGTGGTGATTTATGGGAAGAAGATCCATCATGTTATTTAACAAACGAAGAAATTAGGAGAGAAAAATGA
- a CDS encoding c-type cytochrome: MSIRFILPLVLIFFLNSLNASTEDGEKVFKQYCWGCHHQTSVAFGPSFEEIANRRTVAEIQGHIIAPKSMYKQLGHKRSVMPSFKDELSQEQLDAITNFIMSFKSKKD; this comes from the coding sequence TTGAGTATTAGATTTATTTTACCTCTTGTACTAATATTTTTTCTCAATTCTTTAAATGCTTCAACAGAAGATGGAGAAAAAGTGTTTAAACAATATTGTTGGGGATGTCATCATCAAACCTCTGTTGCCTTTGGGCCTTCTTTTGAAGAGATTGCAAACAGAAGAACAGTTGCAGAAATTCAAGGGCATATAATAGCTCCCAAATCTATGTACAAACAATTAGGTCATAAAAGATCTGTAATGCCAAGTTTTAAAGATGAACTTTCACAAGAGCAACTTGATGCAATTACAAATTTCATAATGTCATTCAAATCAAAAAAGGATTAA
- a CDS encoding tetratricopeptide repeat protein, translating into MKKFLFSMAWVSLLFGSDYDVGLDAYKNKEYKQAYEYFLKSANTGNSQAAHNISIMYNNGDGVEKDIKQSILWLQKASDGKNPYAMTQLGSNYMNGFGVTKDYKKAFALFTEAALLDNSQAAYNLGYMYTVGLGVGINNKEAISWYEKSASLGNEDALINLGFMYISAQGVPKDMKKAAMYIKKAKDNGNEKATSLWEQFELEKEL; encoded by the coding sequence ATGAAAAAATTTTTATTTTCAATGGCATGGGTTAGCTTATTATTTGGAAGTGATTATGATGTTGGTTTAGATGCTTATAAAAATAAAGAGTATAAACAAGCCTATGAATATTTTCTAAAAAGTGCAAATACAGGAAACTCACAAGCTGCCCATAATATATCAATTATGTATAATAATGGGGATGGGGTAGAAAAAGATATAAAACAATCAATATTATGGTTACAAAAAGCAAGTGATGGGAAAAATCCTTATGCCATGACTCAATTAGGAAGTAATTATATGAATGGCTTTGGTGTAACTAAAGATTATAAAAAAGCTTTTGCTTTATTTACAGAAGCTGCACTTTTAGATAACTCACAAGCAGCTTATAATTTAGGATATATGTATACAGTAGGACTTGGTGTTGGTATTAATAATAAAGAAGCTATTTCATGGTATGAAAAATCTGCAAGTTTGGGAAATGAAGATGCATTAATAAACTTAGGGTTTATGTATATTTCTGCGCAAGGTGTTCCAAAAGATATGAAAAAAGCTGCTATGTATATTAAAAAAGCTAAAGATAATGGAAATGAAAAAGCTACTTCTTTGTGGGAACAATTTGAATTAGAAAAAGAATTATAG
- a CDS encoding DUF255 domain-containing protein, with translation MYKIILILILLLSNLFSNNIQNNISWYSSYDKALEIAQKEKKNMMLFIASSKDKNSNEILRKHFQNQDYINYLNTNFISVLITVEHKTSYPIELFYTTNFPSIFFASYKDESFLTHPIYDFKSKEEFIDILKSINIK, from the coding sequence ATGTATAAAATAATCTTAATTTTAATCTTACTTCTTTCAAACCTATTTTCAAACAATATACAAAATAATATTTCATGGTACAGCTCTTACGATAAAGCCCTAGAAATTGCTCAAAAAGAAAAAAAGAATATGATGCTTTTTATAGCTTCAAGTAAAGATAAAAACTCAAATGAAATATTAAGAAAGCACTTCCAAAATCAAGATTATATAAACTATTTAAATACAAACTTTATAAGTGTTTTAATAACTGTAGAACACAAAACTTCATATCCAATAGAGCTATTTTATACAACAAATTTTCCAAGTATATTTTTTGCATCATATAAGGATGAGTCATTTTTAACCCACCCTATTTATGATTTTAAATCAAAAGAAGAGTTTATAGATATTTTAAAATCTATAAATATTAAATAA